ACTGCGACACAGTCTCTGACACCGGCTGCGTATTTTTGTCCGAACTGTCGGATTTATCACGCTTGTCCTGCTTGTCGAGGCGACTTCCGGAGGTCTCCGAGGGAAACCTGCCGCCCTGCCGACGCCAGTCTGTGTACCCGCCAACGTACTCCCGTACCGAACCGGAGCCATCCAGAAAGATGGTATCCGTCACCACATTATCGAGAAATTCCCGATCGTGACTAATGACGATGACTGTACCGTTAAAGTTCCCTAGTTGTTCTTCCAGCAATTCAAGGGTTTCGACATCCAGGTCATTGGTAGGTTCATCCAACACCAGTATATTGGCCGGCTTGCTGAAAAGCTTGGCCAGCAACAAACGCGCGCGTTCGCCACCGGAGAACACCCTGACCGGGGAACGGGCACGCTCAGGCGTAAACAGGAATTCCTGGAGATAGCCCAGAACATGCTTGCTCTGGCCGTTGATATCGATGAATTCGCGGCCTTCAGCCAGGTTATCGAGGGCATTACGTGAGAGATCCAGCTCTCCCCGAAGCTGATCAAAGTACGCCACTTGCAGGTTGGTCCCCAGGCGGATACTACCCTCAGTAGGCTCAAGCTCACCAAGCAGCAACCTGACCAGGGTGGTTTTACCGGTGCCGTTCTCCCCCACCAGACCAATCTTGTCGCCCCGGATCACCGTCAGGTCCATATCGCGCACAACCTGTTGACCGCCCGGGTATGAGAAGCCAGCCTGTCGCGACTCTGCCACCAGCTTGCCGGATTTCGCCGCCTCTTCCACGGAGAAGTTTGCCGTACCTCCTCGCACCCTACGCTGTCGATGCTCCTCGCGCATAGCCTTCAAAGCCCGCACCCGCCCCATGTTCCTGGTGCGGCGGGCCTTGATACCCTGGCGAATCCAGGCCTCTTCCTGTTTCAGGCGCTTATCGAACAATGCGTTCTGGCGCTCTTCATCTTCCAGCGCCTTCTCCTTGAGCTCGAGATACCGGTCATAGCTGGCAGCAAAACTGATCAGCTGCCCACGGTCGAGTTCAACCACCCGCGTGGCCATGCGCCTGATAAATGCCCGATCATGACTGACAAACAGCATCGCCCCGCGAAACTGGGTCAAGGCCTCCTCCAGCCAGGCAATAGCGGGCACATCAAGGTGGTTAGTTGGCTCGTCCAGCAACAGGATATCCGGCTCTGCCACCAATGCCTTTGCCAGCAAAACCCGGCGTTGCCACCCACCTGAGAGGGTGTTGAGGCGGCGGTCCGGGTCTATGCCATATTGCCCCAGAATGGTGTTCACCTTTTGATCAAGGCGCCAGCCATCCAGTGACTCCAGGCGCTCCTGGACCTTCATCAGACTATTCATGGAGGCCTCGTCAGCACTTTGGGACAGCCGATGAAACTCCGCCAAGAGTTCGCCGGTTTCCGGAAACGCCGAAGCCACAACGTCAT
The window above is part of the Marinobacter sp. THAF197a genome. Proteins encoded here:
- a CDS encoding ATP-binding cassette domain-containing protein, whose product is MPLLTLEKISLAFGMHPLLDEATLMIDPGERVCLLGRNGEGKSTLLKIVSGDVTPDAGVVRLEEGSVLAVLPQSLPADDVRTAYDVVASAFPETGELLAEFHRLSQSADEASMNSLMKVQERLESLDGWRLDQKVNTILGQYGIDPDRRLNTLSGGWQRRVLLAKALVAEPDILLLDEPTNHLDVPAIAWLEEALTQFRGAMLFVSHDRAFIRRMATRVVELDRGQLISFAASYDRYLELKEKALEDEERQNALFDKRLKQEEAWIRQGIKARRTRNMGRVRALKAMREEHRQRRVRGGTANFSVEEAAKSGKLVAESRQAGFSYPGGQQVVRDMDLTVIRGDKIGLVGENGTGKTTLVRLLLGELEPTEGSIRLGTNLQVAYFDQLRGELDLSRNALDNLAEGREFIDINGQSKHVLGYLQEFLFTPERARSPVRVFSGGERARLLLAKLFSKPANILVLDEPTNDLDVETLELLEEQLGNFNGTVIVISHDREFLDNVVTDTIFLDGSGSVREYVGGYTDWRRQGGRFPSETSGSRLDKQDKRDKSDSSDKNTQPVSETVSQSAKPKAAKLSYKLKLELEQLPGKIEALEREVAELQESISAPDFYSGPPDEVSATLEKLSETETRLESVIERWMELEEQASQ